The following coding sequences are from one Streptomyces angustmyceticus window:
- a CDS encoding DUF779 domain-containing protein, whose product MREGASRIALSAAATELLRLLHAQHGPLMFHQSGGCCDGSAPMCYPAGEFRTGSSDVLLARLAVEGVPEPVGFWMSADQYERWRHTHLTVDVVPGRGSGFSLEAPEGVRFLIRSRLFTDEERAALGD is encoded by the coding sequence GTGCGGGAGGGTGCTTCGCGGATCGCGCTGAGCGCCGCGGCGACCGAGCTGCTGCGCCTGCTGCACGCGCAGCACGGCCCGCTGATGTTCCACCAGTCCGGCGGCTGCTGCGACGGCAGCGCCCCCATGTGCTACCCGGCCGGGGAGTTCCGTACAGGGTCGTCGGATGTGCTGCTGGCCCGGCTGGCGGTGGAGGGCGTGCCGGAGCCGGTGGGGTTCTGGATGTCGGCGGACCAGTACGAGCGCTGGCGGCACACCCACCTGACGGTGGACGTCGTACCGGGGCGGGGCAGTGGCTTCTCCCTGGAGGCGCCGGAGGGCGTGCGCTTCCTGATCCGCTCGCGGCTGTTCACGGACGAGGAGCGCGCGGCTCTCGGCGATTGA
- a CDS encoding SpoIIE family protein phosphatase — protein MGLVGADIGPVRAREEFLRGGTVEGTVRSPILDSWQRSRSLGLAPEGCELPYRPDIDLDGRLVRAATPVLDRLQARFAGRNMNVSLADGHGAVLQRRFGDTSLVRHLAAIQSVPGFVFAEEFAGTNGIGLALAERQLINVYGAEHFAERSQANACAAIPVRDPLSGRIEGVLCFGFPPTDADAALNDVISRAAGAIERRLLEQSSTRERALLQAYLDARSGAPAGRTTVNGQPGGLAGSGLDWRDEMILKERATELISSAQRAAVEVPLPGGRRITLLSRPVTSPSGVEGVVIEAVLPSPHQHLAVLTTAESAPGPPAPQVLAPTAPPPGPLPGGAPERPAASVRRPGTSGAAGEPADGAAGRLVLIGEPGVGTYAVAARRRLELLSEASTRIGTTLDVSRTARELAEMAVPRLADYVTIDLPEAVLRGEEPTDPRAGLHRTVVHGIRDDCPFYPAGEPVDLRPSTPQLRCLADGQPVLEPDLRTAGGWIAQDPAHARRLLDHDIHSLIAVPLLARGIALGTASFYRSRDPAPFGDDDRSLAQELGTRAAICIDNARRFTREHAMVLALQRSLLPQSIPEQNAVEVAHRYMPAESRVGGDWFDVIPLSGTRVALVVGDVVGHGVHAAATMGRLRTAARNFAELDFGPDEVLTHLDNLVGRLDRDEGTEDTAGSTGIIGATCLYVIYDPTNQQCVMARAGHPPPALARPDGTVTFPELPAGPPLGLGGLPFETAEFTLPEGSRLVLYTDGLVGGRHRDVDTALDQLRGALAHPDRPPEETCEAVVRAVVPEHPADDIALLVARTHALDPGRIATWDLPADPARVSGVRAAVTRQLAAWGLHDVVFATELLLSELVTNAIRYGAAPIQVRLLHDRTLICEVSDAGSTAPHLRHAASTDEGGRGLFLVAQLAQAWGTRYTSGGKVIWAECALEAPAGGPGAAAAYFDGIPAL, from the coding sequence ATGGGGCTCGTGGGAGCGGACATCGGCCCCGTGCGCGCCCGTGAGGAGTTTCTGCGCGGGGGAACGGTCGAGGGGACCGTGCGCAGCCCGATCCTGGATTCCTGGCAGCGTTCGCGGTCTCTGGGGCTCGCGCCGGAGGGCTGCGAGCTGCCCTACCGTCCGGACATCGATCTGGACGGCCGCCTCGTCCGCGCCGCCACGCCCGTACTGGACCGGCTGCAGGCCAGGTTCGCGGGCCGGAACATGAACGTGTCCCTCGCCGACGGGCACGGGGCCGTACTGCAACGGCGGTTCGGCGACACCTCGCTGGTCAGGCACCTGGCCGCGATCCAGAGCGTCCCGGGGTTCGTGTTCGCCGAGGAGTTCGCGGGGACCAACGGGATCGGCCTGGCCCTCGCCGAGCGGCAACTGATCAATGTGTACGGCGCCGAGCACTTCGCCGAGCGCTCCCAGGCCAACGCGTGTGCGGCCATCCCCGTCCGGGATCCGCTCAGCGGACGCATCGAGGGCGTCCTGTGCTTCGGCTTTCCGCCCACCGACGCGGACGCGGCGCTGAACGACGTGATCAGCAGGGCGGCCGGCGCCATCGAACGACGGCTGCTGGAGCAGAGTTCGACGCGGGAGCGCGCCCTGCTGCAGGCGTACCTCGACGCCAGGAGCGGCGCCCCGGCCGGCCGGACGACGGTCAACGGGCAGCCGGGCGGGCTCGCCGGGAGCGGCCTGGACTGGCGTGACGAGATGATCCTCAAGGAGCGGGCCACCGAGCTGATCTCTTCGGCGCAGCGGGCCGCCGTCGAGGTCCCCCTGCCCGGCGGCCGGCGGATCACCTTGCTGAGCCGCCCGGTGACCAGCCCCTCCGGGGTGGAGGGCGTCGTCATCGAGGCCGTCCTCCCCTCGCCCCACCAGCACCTCGCCGTCCTCACCACCGCCGAGTCCGCCCCCGGCCCGCCGGCCCCGCAGGTGCTCGCCCCCACCGCCCCGCCGCCCGGCCCCCTTCCCGGCGGCGCACCGGAGCGGCCGGCCGCGTCGGTGCGTCGGCCCGGTACGTCCGGCGCCGCCGGGGAGCCCGCCGACGGGGCGGCCGGCCGGCTGGTGCTGATCGGCGAGCCGGGAGTGGGCACGTACGCGGTGGCGGCCCGGCGGCGGCTGGAGCTGCTGTCCGAGGCCAGCACCCGCATCGGCACCACGCTGGATGTGAGCCGTACCGCCCGGGAGCTCGCCGAGATGGCCGTCCCGCGACTGGCCGACTACGTCACCATCGACCTGCCCGAGGCCGTGCTGCGCGGCGAGGAGCCGACCGATCCGCGCGCCGGCCTCCACCGCACGGTGGTCCACGGGATCCGCGACGACTGCCCCTTCTACCCCGCCGGTGAGCCGGTGGACCTGCGGCCCAGCACGCCCCAGCTCCGCTGCCTGGCCGACGGGCAGCCGGTGCTCGAACCGGACCTGCGGACGGCCGGCGGCTGGATCGCCCAGGATCCCGCGCACGCCCGGCGGCTCCTCGACCACGACATCCACTCGCTGATCGCCGTGCCCCTCCTGGCCCGCGGCATCGCCCTGGGGACGGCGAGCTTCTACCGTTCGCGGGACCCCGCGCCGTTCGGGGACGACGACCGTTCGCTGGCGCAGGAACTCGGCACCCGCGCCGCGATCTGCATCGACAACGCCCGCCGCTTCACCCGCGAACACGCCATGGTTCTCGCGCTGCAGCGGAGCCTGCTGCCGCAGAGCATCCCCGAGCAGAACGCCGTCGAGGTCGCGCACCGCTACATGCCCGCCGAGTCGCGGGTCGGCGGCGACTGGTTCGACGTGATCCCCCTCTCGGGCACCCGGGTCGCCCTCGTCGTCGGGGACGTCGTCGGCCACGGCGTCCACGCCGCCGCCACGATGGGCCGGCTGCGCACCGCCGCGCGCAACTTCGCGGAACTCGACTTCGGCCCGGACGAGGTCCTCACCCACCTCGACAACCTCGTGGGCCGCCTGGACCGGGACGAGGGCACCGAGGACACCGCGGGCAGCACCGGCATCATCGGCGCCACCTGCCTGTACGTCATCTACGACCCGACGAACCAGCAGTGCGTGATGGCCCGGGCCGGCCACCCGCCGCCCGCGCTGGCCCGCCCCGACGGCACCGTCACCTTCCCCGAGCTTCCCGCCGGACCGCCGCTGGGCCTGGGCGGACTGCCCTTCGAGACCGCCGAGTTCACCCTGCCCGAGGGCAGCCGGCTCGTCCTGTACACCGACGGGCTCGTCGGGGGCCGCCACCGCGATGTCGATACGGCCCTCGACCAGTTGCGCGGCGCCCTGGCGCACCCGGACCGTCCGCCCGAGGAGACCTGTGAGGCGGTTGTCCGGGCCGTGGTGCCGGAGCATCCCGCCGACGACATCGCGCTGCTCGTCGCCCGCACCCACGCCCTGGACCCCGGCCGGATCGCCACCTGGGACCTGCCCGCCGACCCGGCGCGCGTCTCCGGCGTCCGCGCCGCCGTGACCCGCCAACTGGCCGCATGGGGGCTGCACGACGTCGTCTTCGCCACCGAACTCCTGCTCAGCGAGCTGGTCACCAACGCCATCCGCTACGGCGCCGCCCCCATCCAGGTGCGCCTGCTCCACGACCGCACGCTGATCTGCGAGGTCTCCGACGCCGGCAGCACCGCCCCGCATCTGCGCCATGCGGCCAGCACCGACGAGGGCGGGCGCGGCCTCTTCCTCGTCGCCCAGCTCGCCCAGGCGTGGGGCACCCGCTACACCTCCGGCGGCAAGGTCATCTGGGCCGAGTGCGCCCTGGAGGCGCCCGCGGGCGGGCCCGGCGCGGCCGCGGCGTACTTCGACGGCATCCCCGCCCTCTGA
- a CDS encoding L-threonylcarbamoyladenylate synthase, whose translation MAKYFDVHPDNPQRRTISTVAESIRSGALIAYPTDSCFALGCQLGSRDGIDRIRSIRNLDDRHHFTLVCQNFAQLGQFVHVDNDVFRAVKAATPGSYTFILPATKEVPRQLLHPKKKTVGVRIPDHGVTQALLAELGEPLLSSTLLLPDEEEPMTQGWEIKERLDHVVDAVIDSGDCGTEPTTVIDFSGDSVEIVRRGAGDPTRFE comes from the coding sequence ATGGCGAAATACTTCGATGTGCACCCCGACAACCCGCAGCGGCGCACCATCAGCACGGTGGCCGAGAGCATCCGCTCCGGTGCGCTCATCGCGTACCCGACCGACTCCTGTTTCGCACTCGGCTGCCAGCTGGGCAGCCGCGACGGCATCGACCGCATCCGGTCGATCCGCAACCTCGACGACCGCCACCACTTCACCCTGGTGTGCCAGAACTTCGCGCAGCTGGGCCAGTTCGTGCATGTCGACAACGACGTGTTCCGCGCGGTGAAGGCGGCGACCCCCGGCAGCTACACCTTCATCCTGCCGGCGACGAAGGAGGTGCCGCGCCAGCTGCTGCACCCGAAGAAGAAGACCGTCGGCGTCCGGATCCCGGACCACGGCGTCACCCAGGCCCTGCTCGCGGAACTCGGCGAGCCGCTGCTCTCCAGCACCCTGCTGCTGCCCGACGAGGAGGAGCCGATGACCCAGGGGTGGGAGATCAAGGAGCGGCTCGACCACGTGGTGGACGCGGTGATCGACTCGGGCGACTGCGGGACCGAGCCCACCACCGTCATCGACTTCTCCGGCGACAGCGTCGAGATCGTACGCCGCGGCGCGGGCGACCCCACCCGGTTCGAGTAA
- a CDS encoding sugar ABC transporter ATP-binding protein, with amino-acid sequence MHDAPDRTPPPRRAPQPLVRVRGLGKRFGGTVALDRVDLDIHAGRVLALLGPNGAGKSTLIKVLAGVHHADEGEVSVAGHPLGTEAASRALSFIHQDLGLVDWMTVAENIALGAGYPRRAGLLSRRGVRGQGAEALDIVAAHLDPDAPVTGLSRAERSLVALARALSTRAGVIVLDEPTASLPAADCARLFDVLHALRDQGRAIVHVTHRIDEVYQVADTFAVLRDGRLISRGPVAGYPPARLVRDIVGREPGGYRFAPATGPPVLVLDRVRTGNTAPVSLELRGGEIVGMVGLTGAGHRELGRALAGVGPLTGGRALLDGRPYAPHTVTAAVRSGVGFVSSDRQEEGRAAELTVRENFLANPRASGVPFWRLLAPRRERAEAADLMARFAVSPRDTEAPIATLSGGNQQKVMVGRWLRTHRRLLILEEPTAGVDVGAKTALYRLLRDALADGLAVLLLSTDFEEVAQVCHRALVFVRGAVTAELSGAALTVAELARASSAMSALTGTVEP; translated from the coding sequence GTGCACGACGCTCCCGACCGCACCCCTCCCCCGCGCCGTGCCCCGCAGCCCCTCGTCCGGGTGCGCGGCCTCGGCAAGCGGTTCGGCGGCACCGTCGCGCTGGACCGCGTCGACCTCGACATCCACGCCGGCCGCGTCCTCGCCCTGCTCGGCCCCAACGGTGCCGGGAAGTCCACCCTGATCAAGGTGCTCGCGGGCGTCCACCACGCGGACGAGGGCGAGGTGAGCGTCGCCGGCCATCCACTCGGCACCGAAGCGGCCTCCCGCGCGCTGTCCTTCATCCATCAGGACCTGGGCCTGGTGGACTGGATGACGGTCGCCGAGAACATCGCCCTGGGCGCCGGCTATCCGCGCCGTGCGGGGCTGCTGTCCCGGCGCGGGGTCCGCGGGCAGGGCGCCGAGGCGCTGGACATCGTCGCCGCGCACCTCGACCCGGACGCCCCGGTCACCGGCCTGTCGCGCGCCGAACGCTCCCTGGTGGCCCTCGCCCGCGCCCTGTCCACCCGGGCCGGCGTCATCGTGCTCGACGAGCCGACCGCCAGCCTCCCGGCAGCGGACTGCGCCCGGCTGTTCGACGTCCTGCACGCCCTGCGCGACCAGGGGCGCGCCATCGTCCACGTCACCCACCGGATCGACGAGGTGTACCAGGTCGCCGACACCTTCGCCGTCCTGCGCGACGGACGCCTCATCAGCCGGGGCCCGGTCGCCGGCTACCCCCCGGCCCGTCTGGTGCGCGACATCGTCGGCCGCGAACCGGGCGGCTACCGGTTCGCCCCCGCCACGGGTCCGCCCGTCCTGGTCCTCGACCGCGTCCGGACCGGGAACACGGCGCCGGTCAGCCTGGAGCTGCGCGGCGGGGAGATCGTCGGCATGGTGGGCCTCACCGGCGCGGGGCACCGGGAACTGGGCCGTGCCCTCGCCGGCGTGGGACCGCTGACCGGCGGGCGGGCGCTGCTCGACGGCCGGCCGTACGCCCCGCACACGGTCACGGCCGCCGTCCGCTCCGGCGTCGGCTTCGTCAGCAGCGACCGTCAGGAGGAGGGCCGCGCCGCCGAACTGACGGTGCGGGAGAACTTCCTGGCCAACCCCCGGGCGAGCGGGGTGCCGTTCTGGCGCCTGCTCGCCCCCCGCCGCGAGCGCGCCGAGGCGGCGGACCTGATGGCGCGGTTCGCGGTGTCGCCCCGGGACACCGAGGCGCCGATCGCCACCCTGTCCGGCGGGAACCAGCAGAAGGTCATGGTCGGCCGGTGGCTCCGGACGCACCGGCGCCTGCTGATCCTCGAAGAGCCGACCGCCGGGGTGGACGTCGGCGCCAAGACGGCGCTCTACCGCCTGCTCCGGGACGCGCTGGCCGACGGCCTCGCCGTCCTGCTCCTGTCCACCGACTTCGAGGAGGTCGCCCAGGTGTGCCACCGGGCCCTGGTGTTCGTCCGCGGGGCGGTGACGGCGGAACTGAGCGGCGCGGCCCTCACAGTCGCCGAACTCGCCCGTGCCTCCTCGGCGATGAGCGCGCTGACCGGGACGGTGGAGCCATGA
- a CDS encoding ABC transporter permease, with product MTRSLRPRLGRRSGHLLGAYGLLALAALLFLAFSLALPGTFPTLDNISEILSNQSIPALLALSAMIPIVTGNFDLSIGYGLGLAHVMTMHLVADEAWPWPLACLVVILGGAVIGVVNGVLVEFARINSFIATLGTGSILYALTGRLTNGARIVPGPQGLPAAFTDLYDSRFLGLPVSACYVLALTAVLWLLLERLPLGRYLYVIGANPRAAELVGIPVRRYVVLAFAGSGLVVGAAGVLLAAQQRIGNPSVGLDYLLPAFVGALLGSTAIRPGRPNAPGTLVAVVVLAIGLAGIGQLGAQFWVTPLFNGATLLLAVGMAGYAARRQLRGRRTNPPRARHDAVRAVS from the coding sequence ATGACCCGCTCCCTCCGTCCCCGGCTGGGCCGCCGGTCCGGGCACCTCCTCGGCGCCTACGGCCTCCTGGCCCTGGCCGCCCTGCTGTTCCTGGCCTTCTCCCTCGCCCTGCCGGGCACCTTTCCCACCCTGGACAACATCTCCGAGATCCTGTCCAACCAGTCGATCCCCGCGCTGCTCGCCCTCAGCGCCATGATCCCCATCGTCACCGGCAACTTCGACCTGTCCATCGGCTACGGTCTGGGCCTCGCGCACGTCATGACGATGCATCTCGTCGCCGACGAAGCCTGGCCCTGGCCCCTTGCGTGCCTCGTGGTGATCCTAGGCGGAGCCGTCATCGGCGTCGTCAACGGTGTCCTCGTCGAATTCGCGAGGATCAACTCCTTTATCGCCACGCTCGGCACCGGCAGCATCCTGTACGCCCTCACCGGCCGGCTCACCAACGGCGCCCGGATCGTGCCCGGTCCGCAGGGCCTGCCGGCGGCCTTCACCGATCTCTACGACTCCCGGTTCCTGGGCCTGCCGGTGTCGGCGTGCTACGTCCTCGCGCTGACCGCCGTCCTGTGGCTGCTCCTGGAGCGGCTGCCGCTCGGCCGGTACCTGTACGTCATCGGCGCCAACCCCCGCGCCGCCGAGCTGGTGGGCATCCCCGTCCGGCGCTACGTCGTCCTCGCCTTCGCCGGTTCGGGGCTGGTCGTCGGTGCCGCCGGGGTCCTGCTCGCCGCGCAGCAGCGGATCGGCAACCCCAGCGTCGGCCTGGACTATCTGCTGCCCGCCTTCGTCGGTGCGCTGCTCGGGTCCACGGCGATCAGGCCCGGCCGCCCCAACGCCCCGGGTACGCTGGTCGCCGTCGTCGTCCTCGCCATCGGCCTCGCCGGAATCGGCCAGCTCGGCGCCCAGTTCTGGGTCACCCCGCTGTTCAACGGCGCCACCCTGCTGCTCGCTGTCGGCATGGCCGGCTATGCCGCCCGCCGCCAGTTGCGCGGGCGGCGGACCAACCCACCCCGCGCCCGGCACGACGCGGTCCGTGCCGTCTCATGA
- a CDS encoding acyl-CoA dehydrogenase family protein, with protein sequence MADQLLFNPRTYDPAHFDPETRRLLRATVDWFEARGKRRLIEDYRSRAWLAEFLEFSAKEGLFATFLTPASAADGQSDKRWDTARIAALNEIFGFYGLDYWYAWQVTILGLGPVWQSDNATVRARAAELLSQGEVFAFGLSEKAHGADIYSTDMLLEPDSDAAGGFRATGSKYYIGNGNAAGLVSVFGRRTDIEGPDGYVFFAADSRHSAYHLVKNVVDSSKYVSEFRLEDYPVGADDILHTGRAAFDAALNTVNVGKFNLCTGAIGICEHAMYEAVTHAQNRILYGRPVTAFPHVRRELTDAYVRLVGMKLFSDRAVDYFRSAGPDDRRYLLFNPMTKMKVTTEGEKVIDLMWDVIAAKGFEKDTYFSQAATEIRGLPKLEGTVHVNLALILKFMGNHLLNPAEYAEVPTRLDAADDAFLFRQGPARGLGAIRFHDWRAAFDAYAEVPNVARFREQADALCEFVTTAAPDEAQSRDLDLLLAVGQLFALVVHGQLILEQARLTGLDADVLDELFAVLVRDYSAHAVELHGKDSATAAQQSWALGAVRRPVVDEARSARVWERVEALAGAYEMAP encoded by the coding sequence ATGGCCGACCAGCTCCTGTTCAACCCCCGCACCTACGACCCGGCGCACTTCGACCCCGAGACCCGCCGGCTGCTGCGCGCCACCGTCGACTGGTTCGAGGCGCGCGGCAAGCGCCGGCTGATCGAGGACTACCGCTCCCGCGCCTGGCTGGCGGAGTTCCTGGAGTTCTCCGCCAAGGAAGGGCTGTTCGCCACCTTCCTCACCCCGGCCTCCGCCGCCGACGGGCAGTCCGACAAGCGCTGGGACACCGCCCGGATCGCCGCCCTCAACGAGATATTCGGCTTCTACGGGCTCGACTACTGGTACGCCTGGCAGGTCACCATCCTCGGCCTCGGCCCGGTCTGGCAGAGCGACAACGCCACCGTCCGCGCCCGCGCGGCCGAACTCCTCTCCCAGGGCGAGGTGTTCGCCTTCGGCCTGTCCGAGAAGGCCCACGGCGCCGACATCTACTCCACCGACATGCTGCTGGAGCCGGACAGTGACGCTGCCGGCGGCTTCCGCGCCACCGGCTCCAAGTACTACATCGGCAACGGCAACGCCGCCGGACTGGTCTCCGTCTTCGGCCGCCGCACCGACATCGAGGGCCCCGACGGCTATGTCTTCTTCGCCGCCGACAGCCGCCACTCCGCCTACCACCTCGTGAAGAACGTCGTCGACTCCTCCAAGTACGTCAGCGAGTTCCGGCTGGAGGACTACCCGGTCGGCGCGGACGACATCCTGCACACCGGCCGGGCCGCCTTCGACGCCGCGCTCAACACCGTCAACGTCGGCAAGTTCAACCTCTGCACCGGCGCCATCGGCATCTGCGAGCACGCGATGTACGAGGCCGTCACCCACGCCCAGAACCGCATCCTCTACGGCCGCCCCGTCACCGCCTTCCCGCACGTGCGCCGCGAGCTGACCGACGCCTACGTCCGCCTCGTCGGCATGAAGCTCTTCAGCGACCGCGCCGTCGACTACTTCCGCTCGGCCGGCCCCGACGACCGCCGCTACCTCCTCTTCAACCCGATGACGAAGATGAAGGTGACCACCGAGGGCGAGAAGGTCATCGACCTGATGTGGGACGTCATCGCGGCCAAGGGCTTCGAGAAGGACACCTACTTCTCCCAGGCCGCCACCGAGATCCGCGGCCTGCCGAAGCTGGAGGGCACGGTCCACGTCAACCTCGCCCTGATCCTCAAGTTCATGGGCAACCACCTGCTCAACCCGGCCGAGTACGCCGAGGTGCCCACCCGCCTCGACGCGGCCGACGACGCGTTCCTCTTCCGGCAGGGACCGGCCCGCGGCCTGGGCGCCATCCGCTTCCACGACTGGCGCGCCGCCTTCGACGCCTACGCCGAGGTGCCCAACGTCGCCCGCTTCCGGGAGCAGGCCGACGCCCTCTGCGAGTTCGTCACCACCGCCGCCCCCGACGAGGCGCAGAGCCGCGACCTCGACCTCCTGCTCGCCGTCGGCCAGCTGTTCGCGCTGGTCGTGCACGGCCAGCTGATCCTGGAGCAGGCCCGCCTGACCGGCCTCGACGCCGATGTGCTCGACGAGCTGTTCGCCGTCCTCGTCCGCGACTACTCCGCCCACGCCGTGGAGCTGCACGGCAAGGATTCGGCCACCGCGGCGCAGCAGAGCTGGGCCCTGGGCGCGGTCCGCCGCCCGGTCGTCGACGAGGCCCGCTCGGCCCGCGTCTGGGAGCGCGTCGAGGCGCTGGCCGGGGCGTACGAGATGGCGCCGTAA
- a CDS encoding PadR family transcriptional regulator, which translates to MALDHAILVSLLEKPGSGYELARRFERSIGYFWTATHQQIYRVLKRMESDGWIDVREVPQQARPDKKEYSVAAPGRAALSAWLHEPIEPESVRHDLAVKIRGAAFDDPAALIREVERHHRAHTDRLAHYLAGERRDFTGPQAPAPPDAGQELQHVVLRGGIAYERMTLAWLDDVLATLHRLAARHPSGPER; encoded by the coding sequence ATGGCGCTCGACCACGCGATCCTCGTCTCCCTGCTGGAGAAGCCGGGCTCCGGCTACGAGCTGGCCCGGCGGTTCGAGCGGTCCATCGGATACTTCTGGACCGCCACCCATCAGCAGATCTACCGCGTCCTGAAGCGGATGGAGAGCGACGGCTGGATCGACGTCCGCGAGGTGCCGCAGCAGGCCAGGCCGGACAAGAAGGAGTACTCCGTCGCCGCGCCGGGCCGGGCCGCGCTCTCCGCGTGGCTGCACGAGCCGATCGAACCCGAGAGCGTCCGCCACGACCTCGCCGTGAAGATCCGCGGCGCGGCGTTCGACGACCCGGCCGCGCTGATCCGCGAGGTCGAACGGCACCACCGGGCGCACACCGACCGGCTCGCGCACTATCTCGCCGGGGAGCGGCGGGACTTCACCGGCCCCCAGGCCCCCGCCCCGCCCGACGCGGGGCAAGAGCTCCAGCACGTGGTGCTGCGCGGCGGCATCGCGTACGAGCGGATGACCCTCGCCTGGCTCGACGACGTGCTCGCCACCCTCCACCGGCTCGCCGCGCGCCACCCGAGCGGCCCCGAGCGCTGA
- a CDS encoding cyclase family protein, giving the protein MTGGAGAAPTPPPAGTGNGPAVSRREFDALFARVRAWGRWAPADRGAWNRVTPEHVRRSAALVRSGTAVALGRPWNTAAGPDNPTPALHYMSDLGDIEPPEPATHKDFIGVDYHGKAVTHLDALSHAAYRGQLYDGRPARECVDAGGARFGAVPALGPLVTRGVLLDLPAVAGCGWLEPGRAVHAGDIASAERALGVTIGEGDAVLLRSGSVRRRREAGAWDPGTASAGFHVDAVPLLAERGIALLGADGDNDVRPSPVDGLHSPVHALALVAMGVPLLDNLDLEALSVAAAETGRYAFLLVVTPLDIPGGTGSPVNPVAVL; this is encoded by the coding sequence ATGACCGGCGGGGCCGGCGCGGCGCCGACGCCCCCGCCGGCCGGTACGGGCAACGGGCCCGCCGTCTCCCGCCGGGAGTTCGACGCGCTCTTCGCCCGGGTGCGCGCCTGGGGCCGCTGGGCGCCCGCCGACCGCGGCGCCTGGAACCGGGTGACCCCGGAGCACGTACGGCGATCCGCCGCCCTGGTCCGGTCGGGAACGGCCGTCGCCCTGGGACGCCCCTGGAACACGGCCGCCGGCCCTGACAACCCCACACCCGCCCTCCACTACATGTCCGACCTCGGCGACATCGAGCCCCCGGAACCCGCCACGCACAAGGACTTCATCGGCGTCGACTACCACGGCAAGGCCGTCACCCACCTGGACGCGCTGTCCCACGCCGCCTACCGCGGGCAGCTCTACGACGGCCGCCCCGCCCGCGAGTGCGTCGACGCCGGAGGGGCCCGCTTCGGCGCCGTGCCGGCGCTGGGGCCGCTGGTGACCCGGGGCGTGCTGCTCGATCTGCCCGCCGTGGCGGGGTGCGGCTGGCTGGAGCCGGGGCGGGCCGTGCACGCCGGGGACATCGCCTCCGCGGAGCGGGCGCTCGGGGTGACGATCGGCGAGGGCGATGCGGTGCTGCTGCGGTCCGGCAGCGTCCGCCGGCGCCGCGAAGCGGGCGCCTGGGACCCCGGAACGGCGAGCGCGGGCTTCCACGTGGACGCCGTGCCGCTGCTGGCCGAGCGGGGGATCGCCCTGCTCGGCGCGGACGGTGACAACGACGTACGGCCCTCGCCGGTGGACGGTCTGCACTCGCCGGTCCATGCGCTCGCCCTCGTGGCGATGGGGGTGCCGCTGCTGGACAACCTCGATCTCGAAGCGCTCTCCGTCGCCGCCGCGGAGACGGGGCGCTATGCGTTCCTCCTCGTGGTGACGCCGCTGGACATTCCGGGGGGCACGGGCTCGCCGGTCAATCCGGTGGCGGTGCTGTGA